One stretch of Acropora muricata isolate sample 2 chromosome 12, ASM3666990v1, whole genome shotgun sequence DNA includes these proteins:
- the LOC136892817 gene encoding sorting nexin-13-like, producing METNQFHRACWGILVLGLSLATFGLWWTFFILIYILLFIIGFLLVLGYWGYILSFETAKNAREGDFGPVSKGLEKVIQEIQLSRKSFKMDKRLTGSSIIDEPLQEVLQLFFRDYVHGWYYTISTDEGFLYDLRQTLQRALIAFANRSKDVEWVNFLTTRFVDDITNHLKIYRKAKERLEKSEGEDNAALDIETAFFQVEHEMQKDICREQICLSEGKEKDYLSDISEMLLYLLLPPEDFHNKPFRYFFREMIASCVLFPTVSMICDADFVNQTIAWLCKDSTFTREAFMTMIREGLTTVEDVEFTKDKVDLEIAKLRAHDSETSDAADVAVRQQLSSLIFVKKICEAKIRTLKYGDGELPSLPSEQPDELGKLIPPNKSLAVLPLQVILDNNTALSYFIEFMKSVSGEAYLYFWLAVESYRVTAEQYLSLTLERQLQGTDSSSDCNELDPSTKAEFEVVRLSAQSIFDQYLSETADPRVILPKELPKKIFKQIAQEEPSPNCFDDVQAQVYDIIHGESFYGTFLKNQAYIRCLLDLEIPLEKPDDAASIDSEFSQAEDNLVINKLWSPDDDIRLNATISEIGSCKESGKEYALYSINVYRASSGGTKSWTVFRRYSDFDDLHMHLKEKFGQISVLLLPGKRTFHNLDKKFLEKRRIALDTYLQNLLTTELLGQHPGMFEIVNNFLIPGAYSREKGQFARKVDTLVAPIRQVSHAIKTVPDSLSGGVHKIFTKPAGQRSDLKEDATHLYADIDPEGDDNIPLRILLLLMDEIFDLKQRNLWLRRRIIVLLRQIIKTTYGDTINRKIVDHVNYMTSAEQIAEYVKLFRDSFWPGGVLAESSSERKKDVKVRTRVAAKTKMFGSIPEELKRFLGSEVTMEGVCRVFDTFQYCSLNKRLLYVLWEGILELLFPDNKFNDIFLKIHAKTRLQ from the exons ATGGAAACTAACCAA TTTCACAGAGCATGCTGGGGTATCTTGGTCCTTGGTTTGTCTTTAGCAACCTTTGGACTATGGtggacatttttcattttgatataCATATTGCTATTTATTATTGG ATTTCTCCTTGTACTGGGCTACTGGGGTTATATACTGTCATTTGAGACTGCAAAAAATGCCCGAGAGGGAGATTTTGGACCAGTGTCTAAGGGACTTGAGAAAGTAATTCAGGAAATTCAGCTGAGCAGGAAGTCATTTAAAATGGATAAACGGCTGACTGGATCCAGCATTATTGATGAACCATTACAGGAG gtTTTGCAGCTGTTTTTTCGAGACTATGTACATGGATGGTATTACACAATAAGTACAGATGAAGGCTTTTTATACGATTTGAGACAAACCTTACAGAGAGCACTCATAGCATTTGCAAACAG GTCCAAAGATGTTGAATGGGTAAATTTCTTGACAACACGATTTGTGGATGACATAACTAACCACCTGAAAATCTATCGTAAGGCTAAAGAGAGACTGGAAAAAAGCGAAg GTGAGGATAATGCTGCACTGGACATTGAGACAGCTTTCTTCCAAGTGGAACATGAAATGCAGAAGGATATTTGCAGGGAGCAGATTTGTTTATCAGAAGGAAAGGAGAAAG atTACCTTTCAGACATCAGCGAAATGTTGCTTTATCTTCTTCTCCCGCCAGAAGATTTCCACAACAAGCcatttcgatatttttttcgA GAAATGATAGCCTCTTGTGTGTTATTTCCAACGGTGTCCATGATCTGTGACGCTGATTTTGTCAACCAAACAATAGCTTGGCTG TGTAAAGATTCAACGTTCACTAGAGAGGCGTTCATGACGATGATAAG GGAAGGCCTCACAACTGTGGAAGACGTTGAGTTTACTAAAGATAAAGTGGATTTGGAGATTGCAAAATTAAGAGCTCATGATTCCGAAACATCAG ATGCCGCTGATGTTGCTGTTAGGCAACAGTTGAGCAGTCTCATCTTTGTGAAGAAGATCTGCGAAGCAAAGATAAGGACTTTAAAATACGGTGATGGGGAGCTTCCCTCTTTGCCTTCG gaGCAGCCAGACGAACTCGGAAAGTTGATTCCACCAAACAAGTCGCTGGCTGTACTACCTCTTCAGGTTATTTTGGATAACAACACAGCTTTGTCTTATTTCATAG AATTTATGAAGAGTGTCAGTGGTGAAGCATATCTTTATTTCTGGCTGGCAGTTGAG AGTTACCGAGTTACCGCTGAGCAATATCTGTCACTTACTCTAGAACGACAACTTCAAGGAACTGATAGCAGCAGTGACTGCAAC GAACTTGACCCTTCAACTAAAGCTGAATTTGAAGTAGTGCGCTTGTCTGCCCAGAGTATCTTTGACCAATATCTCTCAGAAACG GCTGATCCAAGAGTGATTCTTCCTAAAGAGCTACCAAAGAAGATTTTCAAACAAATTGCGCAGGAGGAGCCATCACCCAACTGCTTTGACGATGTACAGGCACAG GTGTATGATATCATCCATGGAGAGTCATTTTATGGAACGTTTTTGAAAAACCAAGCCTACATCAG ATGTCTCCTGGATTTAGAAATACCTTTGGAAAAACCAG atGACGCCGCCAGCATTGATAGTGAATTCTCTCAAGCAGAG GATAACCTCGTGATAAATAAATTGTGGTCCCCTGATGATGACATTCGTCTCAACGCTACCATTAGTGAGATAG gtTCGTGCAAGGAGTCTGGAAAAGAATATGCATTGTACTCCATCAATGTGTACCGTGCGAGTTCGGGAGGAACCAAATCCTGGACAGTTTTCAGAAGATACAGTGACTTTGATGATCTACACATGCATCTTAAGGAGAAG TTTGGTCAAATCTCTGTGCTACTTCTACCTGGAAAAAGAACGTTTCACAATTTAGACAAAAAATTTCTCGAGAAAAGACGAATCGCTTTGGACACGTATCTACAG aacCTTTTAACCACTGAGCTTTTAGGTCAACATCCGGGTATGTTTGAAATTGTGAACAATTTTCTAATTCCTGGTGCTTATTCGCGCGAGAAAGGGCAGTTTGCTAGAAAG GTGGACACCCTTGTGGCACCCATACGTCAAGTATCGCACGCTATCAAGACCGTACCAGACAGCTTATCAGGAGGAGTGCACAAGATATTCACCAAG CCTGCTGGACAGAGAAGTGACTTGAAAGAAGATGCCACACATCTCTACGCGGATATTGACCCTGAG GGAGATGATAACATTCCCCTCAGGATATTGTTGTTGCTCATGGATGAAATATTTGATCTCAAGCAAAG GAATCTTTGGCTGAGGCGCCgcattattgttttgttgaGGCAAATCATTAAAACTACATATGGAGACACAATCAATCG GAAAATCGTTGACCACGTGAACTATATGACGTCAGCCGAGCAGATAGCAGAGTACGTCAAGCTATTCAG GGATTCATTTTGGCCCGGTGGAGTCTTAGCTGAAAGTTCttcagaaagaaaaaaggacgtAAAGGTCAGAACGCGAGTAGCGGCGAAAACGAAGATGTTTGGAAGTATCCCAG AGGAACTAAAGCGCTTTCTTGGATCAGAAGTAACGATGGAGGGAGTTTGTCG AGTTTTCGACACTTTTCAGTACTGCAGTTTGAACAAGCGTCTTTTGTATGTGCTGTGGGAAGGAATCTTGGAGCTACTCTTCCCTGATAACAAGTTTAATGACATTTTCCTCAAAATCCATGCGAAAACAAGGTTACAGTAA